One genomic segment of Misgurnus anguillicaudatus chromosome 25, ASM2758022v2, whole genome shotgun sequence includes these proteins:
- the thtpa gene encoding thiamine-triphosphatase: MTVEVERKFVCDAEVTRKLLDIGAECIGQRQFRDQYFDTPDFILTLKDFWLRCREGTWELKCPTVWGSEPVNETETLCTRYKEITSFPLVQSEVRRIIRAHTAEGSESNSSQREQIDKVGENEGTDSCPTDDKKWLIDLNLVCFAEYKTVRCSYKLEREEGAVRVDLDKADFDYCVGEIEVLVPEGGDVNSALQRVTKIAAELGLSSEKKVKGKMDVYLQRYRPDQYATLVSAHIL; encoded by the exons CTGAATGCATTGGTCAGCGGCAGTTTCGAGACCAGTATTTTGACACTCCAGATTTCATCCTTACACTAAAAGATTTCTGGTTGAGGTGCCGAGAGGGAACGTGGGAGCTGAAATGCCCTACGGTTTGGGGGAGTGAACCAGTGAATGAAACTGAGACCTTGTGCACACGATACAAGGAGATAACCAGTTTTCCTCTGGTTCAGTCAGAGGTCAGGAGAATAATCAGAGCGCACACCGCAGAAGGGAGTGAATCAAATTCCTCACAAAGGGAACAAATTGACAAAGTCGGAGAAAACGAGGGCACAGACAGCTGTCCAACAGATGATAAAAAGTGGCTGATTGACCTGAATCTAGTCTGTTTTGCTGAGTACAAGACGGTGCGCTGTTCCTACAAACTAGAAAGAGAAGAAGGGGCAGTGCGTGTGGATCTGGACAAGGCTGATTTCGATTATTGTGTGGGGGAGATTGAAGTGCTGGTGCCGGAAGGTGGTGATGTTAATTCAGCTCTGCAAAGAGTTACAAAGATTGCTGCCGAACTGG GTTTAAGTAGTGAGAAGAAAGTAAAGGGGAAAATGGATGTCTACCTTCAAAGATATCGACCTGACCAATATGCGACACTCGTTAGTGCTCATATTTTATGA